A portion of the Platichthys flesus chromosome 7, fPlaFle2.1, whole genome shotgun sequence genome contains these proteins:
- the fitm2 gene encoding acyl-coenzyme A diphosphatase FITM2 — protein sequence MAAVDVTVERLLSLWRTPALRLYFPGVFVLLTVLGSVLKELELVPETYFSSSRNLLNVYFVKVSWGWTLLLLTPFVLLSNSSFSRSPSFLGRRLLSLAVASAVWYVCTETFFYIEDVTGSCFETSSMEAVNSELTTKVSCRRAGFHWWGYDISGHSFILCYSALFIVEEIVPMASVKTAGLSPLPRLVLNLLYVALNLLVSLWVWMFACTSVYFHESIQKWLGTTCALLAWYLTYRVWYLNPLSPGLPPQRHPKEEKQHA from the exons ATGGCGGCGGTGGACGTGACGGTGGAGAGGCTGCTGTCTCTGTGGAGGACACCGGCTCTCAGGCTCTACTTCCCCGGGGTCTTCGTGCTACTGACGGTGCTGGGCTCcgtgctgaaggagctggagctcGTCCCGGAGACTTACTTCAGCAGCAGCCGGAACCTGCTGAACGT GTATTTTGTCAAAGTGTCCTGGGGCtggacgctgctgctgctgacgccCTTCGTCCTCCTCTCCAACTCCTCCTTCAGCCGGAGCCCCTCCTTCCTCGGCCGGCGGCTGCTGTCCCTGGCGGTGGCGTCGGCCGTGTGGTACGTGTGCACGGAGACCTTCTTCTACATCGAGGACGTGACCGGCTCCTGCTTTGAGACCTCCTCCATGGAGGCGGTGAACTCGGAGCTCACGACCAAAGTGTCCTGCAGGCGCGCCGGCTTCCACTGGTGGGGCTACGACATCTCGGGACACTCCTTCATCCTGTGTTACTCCGCCCTCTTCATCGTGGAGGAGATCGTGCCCATGGCCTCGGTGAAGACAGCTGGACTGTCCCCGCTGCCCCGGCTGGTCCTCAACCTGCTCTACGTGGCCTTGAACCTGCTGGTGAGCCTCTGGGTGTGGATGTTTGCCTGCACCTCTGTTTACTTCCATGAGTCGATCCAGAAGTGGCTGGGCACCACGTGTGCTCTGCTGGCCTGGTACCTCACCTACCGGGTCTGGTATCTAAACCCCTTGTCTCCAGGACTCCCCCCTCAGCGCCACCCgaaggaggagaagcaacaCGCCTGA